A stretch of Sulfurimonas autotrophica DSM 16294 DNA encodes these proteins:
- the hemJ gene encoding protoporphyrinogen oxidase HemJ — translation MYEWLLWFHVISFISWFAVLFYLPRLFVYHAENIENEGFVKVAKIQEMKLFKYIGVPSMWATILSGAGLIYLGGWMSSPWLHVKLLFVALLIAYFYSLNKYRLEFLEDRCTKSGKFFRIYNEVPTLLMLVIVAMVVLKPF, via the coding sequence ATGTATGAATGGTTATTGTGGTTTCATGTAATTTCTTTTATCTCGTGGTTTGCAGTTTTGTTTTATCTCCCAAGACTTTTTGTTTATCATGCTGAAAATATTGAAAATGAAGGTTTTGTCAAAGTAGCAAAAATTCAGGAGATGAAGTTATTTAAGTATATAGGTGTTCCCTCTATGTGGGCAACAATACTGAGTGGTGCAGGGCTTATATATTTAGGCGGATGGATGAGTTCTCCATGGTTACATGTAAAGCTCCTTTTTGTGGCTTTACTGATAGCCTATTTTTATTCGCTTAACAAATACCGACTAGAATTCTTAGAAGACAGATGCACAAAAAGCGGAAAGTTTTTTAGAATATATAATGAAGTTCCGACACTTTTAATGCTTGTAATTGTGGCAATGGTGGTTTTAAAACCTTTTTAA